The region CAATCCCTGATCATGGGTAAATAAGAGCAATATATAGAGAAGCCCGCCAAGCAATAATGGCAGAACCACCTGATTTACCGATAAGATTCCGCTGATATCTTTAAAGAACAGTAAAACAAGCGTAACGACAATAAAAGCAACACCCCACCAATAAGAAATATTAAAAGCCTGTCCTGTTGCACCACTTCCGGCAATCATGACTACGGTAGTCGTAATCAGATATAAAAAAATCATGACATCATAAACACCCGTAAGCTTTTTACCTACAATGTCGCGAAGAATTGGCAGATAGTCTGTAGATTGCCGCTGGTAACTCAGATCCAAAATGACGTACACAGATATGGAAAAGAAAACGGCAAACAACAGGATAGCCAGTCCACTTTCATGCCCGAAAAATTGCCATAATTCTCTTCCCGATGCATAACCAGCACCTATCGTTGTGCCTATAATTAAAAACATCCATCTAAGACCAGCCTTAATCATTGCAGTTCCTCCAATAATTTTTAATATGGTACGTATACTTCCTTTTTAAAATCCGTATACTAATACCAATATGTTTGTGGAGGATAAGCTATGAATCTAAAAAAGCAGTTAAAAACAAAAAATGATGTTTTCAGGATGGACTATACAGATCCTGATTTACTTGAAATAATGGGTGAGAAACTCATTTCATGGCTTCCCAAGTTCCCGCATGAATATGTCATTGTCTGTATCGGCACTGACCGTTCTACAGGAGATGCACTTGGTCCATTAATCGGTAGTTTTTTTACCGAATTAAGGCCACGACATATGACGGTATATGGAACATTGAAAAAGCCGGTACATGCTGCAAATCTCCATGATTATGTTCGACATATTGAGCGCCGCCATCGTTGTCCGTTTATTATCGCGATTGATGCCTGTTTGGGAAAGAGCCGTTCAGTAGGATCCATTGTTACTGGTGTTGGGCCAATTAAGCCTGGGGCAGCCATGAATAAACAACTGCCGGAAATCGGGAATATCTATATAACTGGTGTGGTAAATGTGAGTGGTTTTGAAATCGGGAATATCTATATAACTGGTGTGGTAAATGTGAGTGGTTTTATGGAGTATTCAGTCCTGCAAAATACAAGGTTATCCATTGTTATTGATATGGCGAAGAAGGTAACCGCCATATTGGATCAAATTGATCGCCAGTTGACACATGGTCGAAAACTCCCCGCCATGATTTCACAAAAAAACATCGCCTCATCGAAAATTGATATTTGAAGTTGAACCAATCAGACCGTTACTGGCTGTTGGATCTCTCACCTAGAATTTTCATATTTTCTCTATTCATGAAGTGAGCAGTCTTACAGCCAGTTACACTGCGATAAATCATCATACCAGTGGACCACATATCAACTAAATGCGGTCAAAATAGCTGATAAATATAAAATACAATTCCAACAGTCACGAGGGCGGGTAATAAATTGCCAATCCGGATGCTGGTCAATTTTAATAGATTAAGTCCAATAGCTACAATCATTAGCCCGCCCACTGCAGTAAGTTCAATAATAAATCCATCCAGGAATGCTTTAGGAAGCCAATTTTCGATTTGTGTCGCTAATAAAGCAATCGAACCTTCATAAACCAGCACAGGGATAACAGAAAATATGACACCAAATCCAAGTGTGGTTGTCAGTACCAGAGCCACAAACCCATCGATGATTCCCTTTGTAATTAAAATTTCATGGTCACCCCGAATTCCACTGTCCAATGCACCAATTACGGACATGGCACCAATACCAAAAATAAGGGAAGCAGTAATAAACCCTTGGGCAATACTAAAATCATCACCACTTGAGGTAAACTTACTGCCAATCCAGGCTCCCAACCGGTTTAATCCTTCTTCAATATGCAGCCATTCTCCAATAATCGCCCCACTCAACAGGCTGAGCAGTACAATAATAATCACATCTGCTTCAAAAGCCATTTGTAAACCAATCAGGATAACGGCAAGTCCAATCCCCTGCATAACGGTTTCTTTATAACGTTCCGGTATTTTGGTGAATAACAATCCAATTAAACTGCCAATAATAATGCATATCCCATTTATGATAGTGCCTAGTAAAGCCATTGCTACAACTCCATTATCTGCTAAATATCTTCGTATGCTGCTACAATATCTGTGATTGCCTGAATAAACGTATCAACTTCTTTTTCCGTATTATAATAGCCTAGGCTCGCCCGAACAACTCCCATATTGGTTGTTCCCATCATTTCATGAGTTAGCGGACTGCAATGTAACCCTGCCCGTACCGCAATATCGTAATGTGAATCTAGGATCATAGCAATTTCCTGTGAAGGCACATGCAAGACATTAAAGGCCACAATTGGTATTCTTTCTTCCTGGTCTGTTGGGCCATATAGTAATACACCTGGTATTTTTTTTAGTTCCTGATAAAGTTGTTTCGCCAACAATGTTTCACGTGGAACATTGTTGGTTTTTCGTTGTTCATAGGCTAATAAAGCTGCGAAAAGCCCAGCAATGCCTGGAGTATTTAATGTTCCACTTTCCAGATGTTCCGGCCATTGATCCGGTTGAGTGATGGCTTCAGAAAAATTGCCTGTTCCACCATGATGAATCGGTTCTAATTCAATTCCCGTTTGTACAAGTAACATGCCAGTTCCTTGAGGGCCTAATAACCCTTTATGTCCAGGAAAAGCTAACATGTCGATTCCCATTTCCTCCATGTTTATAGGTACATGCCCTGCTGTTTGTGAGGCATCCACTAATGTTAAAATCCCACTGTTTTTAGCAAAGGTCATTATTTTGTGCAGTGGAATTATTGTGCCGGTGACGTTTGATGCATGCGTCATGGCAATTAATTTCGTCTTTGGTTGTATTGCATGACAAACATCTTCTATAAATGTTTTACTATTTCCTCTCCAAGGTACATAGGTGACTGATACACCATATGTTCTTTTTATGTATTCAAGCGGTCTGCGTATGGAATTATGTTCAAATGAAGTTGTGACTACATGATCACCTTTTTGCCAAGACAATCCTTTAATTGCTTGATTAATTGCAACAGTCGCATTAATATAGAACAATGCCCGTTTTGGATCCTGCAGTCCAAACAAGGAAGCTGCCTTTTCTCTTGTTTGATTAATTTTTTCTGATGCTTTTCGTGCGAGTTGATGCCCGCTTCTTCCCGGATTGGCTCCGTAAACCTCGACTGCCTTTATCATCGCATTGGTTACTTCCGGTGACTTAGGAAATGATGATGCCGCTTGATCAAAATAAATCATTTACGAATCCCCTCCTAACACATGTATAGAAAAAAAGACTGACGTTAATAAGGGAAGTCAGCCTTTTCTATCATCCTATTTATAATCCATTGTTTCGATAATTCGTTCCAGATCTTCATCCGAATAAAATTCAATTTCGATCTTGCCCTTTCGTTTTCCTCGTTGAATGGTAACCGATGTTCCAAAGCGATCTTGTAATATAGATTCCCGTTCTTTTAGAAAAATATCCTTTTTGGGTTTTTCCTTTTTGGGTTCCGGCTTTTTATTTAATTGAATAATTAATTGTTCAACCTGACGAACATTTAGTTTTTCATTGCGGATTTTTTTTACCATTGGGATCAACTTGGTCTTGTCCTTTAATCCTAACAATGCCCGTCCGTGTCCCATTGATAGTTCACCATTATTAATATACGCAATGACTTGATCCGGCAATGAAAGTAAACGGACAATGTTGGCGATATGTGATCTGCTTTTGCCTAGCCGCTGGGATAAAACTTCCTGGGTGATGTTTAATTCATTCATCAAATTAGCGTATGCTTGGGCTTCCTCTATTGGTGTCAAATCTTCACGCTGCAGGTTTTCCAATAATGCAAGCTCCATCATCTTTTCATCAGTTAATTCTTTAACGATAACCGGGATTGTGGAAAGTCCTGCCTCTTTTGCAGCACGAAAGCGTCTTTCACCAACAACAATTTCGTAGCCTTTGATACTTTCACGAACGATTAATGGCTGAATGATTCCATGTTGAAGTATCGATTCTTTCAATTCTTCAATTGCGTCTGCATGAAATGTTTTTCTAGGTTGATAAGGATTGGGCCTGCATTCGTTAATCGGAATCTCTTGAATGTTCGCTTTATCATCTTCCTCTACCTTGGGGAAAAGCGCATTAATACCTTTACCTAACCCTCTCGCCACTACTCATCACTTCCTTCGCTAATTCAAGATATACTTCTGCACCTCTTGATTTCGGATCATACGTAATGATCGGCTGTCCGTAACTAGGGGCTTCACCTAATCGTATGTTCCTTGGAATAATCGACTTGTATACTTTGTCCTGGAAGTACTTTTTCACTTCTTCAATAACCTGAATACCCAAATTGGTCCTGGCATCCAGCATCGTCAACAAAACGCCTTCAATCATCAATTCCTTGTTCAAATGTTTCTGTACCAAACGGATCGTATTTAACAATTGACTAAGTCCTTCCAAAGCGTAATATTCACATTGCACCGGAATCATTACTGTGTCCGCAGATGTGAGGGCATTTATCGTCAACAACCCTAATGATGGCGGGCAATCAATAATGATATAATCATAATTTTCCTTTAGACTGTCCAATGCTTTTTTTAAGCGAATTTCACGGGATATAGTTGGGACTAATTCAATTTCTGCGCCAGCAAGTTGAATGGTGGCAGGGATTATATCCAAGTTTTCAACATTTGTTGGAACACAAACTTCCTCGGCAGGCAGGTCTTCAACAAGCACATTATATACACATTGATCCATATCGGCCTTATTTACACCTAATCCACTTGTAGCATTTCCCTGCGGATCAATATCAACCAATAACACTTTTTTATCAAACGACGCCAGGCAAGCACTTAAATTAACTGAAGATGTTGTTTTTCCTACACCACCCTTTTGGTTTGCGATGGCGATTGTTTTATTCATGGTTTCACCTACCTAAAAAACTCTATATCTATTATTTTATCATTTATTTGCTAGAAAGAACTAGCTTTTTCGCTTTGTTGAAAAAAAATTAATTTGCTTAAGGAGGGTTTAAATAACAGCCCTATATCCAGCTGCAGCGATCAAGGGCGCCACCGCTGTTGCATATACAAAAACTACCCATCGTAAAGGGGACGGGTAGTTGATCTTGCCTGCTGTTTACTCTTTCTTTTTGGGAATCTTAATGGTGATCTGATAATATTCGTCCAAATCTTCTTCGTCTGTCTCCACATCAATTCCAGTATCAGAAACCATATTTAATGATTGCCGAATGGTATTCATAGCAATTCGAATGTCTTTATTAACGCCTTTTAATTTTGGTCGCTTTTTCTTTTTACTTTCTGTTGAATCATTTAATTTTTTAATCCGTTCTTCAGTTTGTTTGACATTGAGATCCTTGTCCAAAATTTCTTCAAGTAGTTTTTCCTGCTGTTCCGGATCCTTCACTTTGATTAATGCCCGTGCATGCCGTTCGGTAATTGTTTTTTCCATTAATGCTGTTTGTACACTTTCGGGTAACTTCAACAGTCTTAATTTATTCGCAATTGTTGATTGATTTTTACCCAACCGTTGCGCCAAGGCCTCTTGTGTTAATGAATGAAGTTCCAATAATTTGGCATACGCTGTTGCTTCTTCAATAACTGTCAGTTCCTCCCGCTGCAGGTTCTCAATCAAGGCAACGGAAGCAGTCTCCGCATCGGTCATTTCCCGAATAATTACCGGCGCCTTTTCCCACTCCAACGTTTGGATCGCACGCCATCTTCGTTCTCCGGCGATTAGTTCATATGAATCTTCATCTACTTTCCTGACGATAATTGGCTGAATCATTCCATGTGTATGAATGGTTTGTGCCAATTCTTGTATTTTTTCTTCATCAAACACGGATCTCGGCTGAAAGCGATTCGGCCCGATATTTTTAACAGGAATCTGAATAACCTCGTCTGGACGATATGTCTCTTCTTCTGGTTCTGAATTGGATTTATCCCCCAACCCAAAAATACGCAACATTATCAGACACCACCTTTACTATGAAGCGCTACAAATAAAGTGAACCTTCCTTTAGCATACAATTAGCATAAATTAATCCCATATCTTTAAAATGAATAGAACTTCACGCCCTAATATAGAAGTATTGCTGTCCATTATTTATTAAATGTTTCACGTGAAACATAGTAATTTCTTTCATCTAATATAAACTCATAAAACACTCTACTAATTTTATTCTATCATAGATGGAGCTAGAAAAGTATGACATAGAAAAAATAAGTGAAACTTTTTGGTGACGACTAGTTATGGAAAATGCTATGTTTATTTTAACTGTCATACCTTAAGATAGTGATTATATAACAAACAAATGATATTCTCGTTTGGTCATGATAATGGCTTTTTATTTGGCAAACCTGGTTTTCTTGGGTATTTGGAGGGGGTTTTGCCTATTTTATTGACAAAAATAATCGCACGTTCACTATTTTCCTCTGGTAATGCAAACGTATGTACATTGGGCGTATCGCCACCCAATTGTGCCAGTGCCGGCTTTGCATCAGTTACTTCTTCGTTTGTTTGTGCACCCTTCATAGCTAGAAAAACGCCATTTTGTTTGCACAATGGTAAACATAATTCACTTAAAACTGACAATCTGGCCACGGCACGAGCAATAACAACATCAAATTTTTCCCGAAATGTCGATTTTCTCCCAAAGCTTTCGGCCCGGTCATGGTAAAAGGCGACATTGTTCAAATCAAGCGTTGTTGCCAAATGTTCCAGAAACCCAATCCGTTTTTTAAGTGAATCAACAATAGTGACGTGCAAATCTGGAAAACATATTTTGAGCGGGATGCTTGGGAATCCAGCACCAGCACCCACATCACAAATATGCTGATTGTTTGCAAAGTCATAATAAAATGCAGCAGTAATGGAGTCATAGAAGTGCTTTAAATAGACATCTGTTTCCAATGTTAATGCCGTTAAATTTATTTTTTCATTCCACTCAATTAAGGTGTTGAAGTACAAAGCAAACTGTTTTATTTGTTTTTTACTCAATTTTATCCCATGCTTGCCTAATTCAGTAACAAATTGCTCTGGATTCATGACGGCGTCTCCTTACCTTTAATTTGCCACTCGTGCTATTTTTCCTTGTTCAATATAGACGAGCAAAATAGACACATCTGATGGGTTCACTCCGGAAATCCTTGATGCCTGGCCAACAGATAGTGGTCGTACCTTTTTCAGTTTTTGTCTTGCTTCGGTAGCAATACCATTAATATCGTCATAATCAAGGTTATCCGGTATTTTCTTATCTTCCATCTTCAACATGCGTTCTACCTGTTCATTGGCTTTTTTAATATAACCCTCATACATGATTTGGATTTCGACCTGTTCCTTGACAATCGCTGTTAAGGTGTCATCCGTTTCAATTACCCGTTCAAGGAGTTCATAGGTCATTTCCGGACGTTTTAACAAGTCTGCTGCCCTAACTGCTTCTTTTAGTGGTGTCGCATTTACTTCCTTTAACAATGCCTGAACATTGTCTTCCGGTTTTACGATAATTTTTCTAAGCCGTTCTTTTTCCTGTTCTACCAACCGGTTTTTCTCCAGATACGCTTGATACCGTTCTTCTTTAATCAAGCCCAACTGATAGCCGATTTCCGTTAGACGCAAATCTGCATTATCATGACGTAACAGCAGGCGATATTCAGCACGGGATGTCAACAAACGATATGGTTCCTTTGTTCCTTTGGTAACCAGGTCATCAATTAACACGCCAATGTATGCTTGTGAGCGGTCCAAAATTAATGGATCTTTTCCCAATACCTTGGCTGCTGCATTGATCCCGGCCATCATCCCTTGAGCAGCGGCTTCTTCATATCCCGATGTGCCATTAATTTGCCCGGCGGTAAACAAACCAGGAATCTTTTTCGTTTCCAATGTTGGCCAAAGTTGTGTTGGTACAATCGTGTCATATTCAATCGCATATCCAGCCCGCATGATTTCAGCATTTTCCAGACCTGGCACGGATTTTACCATTTCATGCTGAACAGACTCCGGTAAAGAGGTTGATAATCCCTGGACATATACTTCCTCTGTTTCTCTTCCTTCTGGTTCCAAGAAGATTTGATGGCGAGGCTTATCATTAAAACGAACAATTTTATCTTCAATGGAAGGACAATATCGTGGGCCAGTACCACGTTTTGCTCCAGAATACATCGCAGAAAGACTCAGATTATCATTAATAATCTGGTGTGTGAATTCATTTGTATACGTGAGCCAGCATGGAATTTGGTCAGTAATATATTCCGTCGTTTCATAAGAAAATCCTTGTGCTTTCACATCACCTGGTTGTATCTCTGTTTTCGAATAGTCGATCGTATGACTATTTACCCGTGGTGGTGTACCTGTCTTGAACCGGGTAATTTCAAAACCAAGTTCCTCCAGGTGTTCAGAAAGTTTGATCGATGGACGTTGGTTGTTGGGGCCACTTTCATATTCCAGATCCCCCATTAACACTTTTCCGCGCATAAATGTGCCAGTAGTGATAATTACATTTTCAGCATGATACGCTGCTTTTGTTTCCGTTATAACGCCTTTACATACACCATCTTCAATGATTAATTTGTCAACCATGCCTTGGCGAAGGGTCAGGTTTTCCTCATTTTCCAATGTTTTTTTCATTTCTCGAATATATAATGGCTTATCCGCCTGTGCACGTAAGGCTCTCACTGCAGGTCCTTTTCTGGTATTTAACATCCGCATTTGGATATATGTTTTGTCGATCACTTTTGCCATAACCCCACCAAGGGCGTCAATTTCCCGTACAACAATCCCTTTTGCTGGACCACCAAGTGATGGGTTACATGGCATAAATGCGACCATATCCAGATTAAGGGACAACATTAATGTTTTCGCACCCATGCGGGCAGCAGCTACACCTGCCTCGCATCCGGCATGACCTGCACCGATGACAATGACGTCATAATGTCCTGCATCATATACCATATTTTTCATCCTTTCTTTTTCGAAGTCTGCTGAAGCATCCTTTTGCTACCGTTGACTGGATGCATTCAATACCTATCTGAATATGTTTCGAAACGCTGTATCATTATTTTCCCAAGCAGAATTGTGAAAATAACTGGTCAATCAGACTGTCACTGGCGGTATCACCAATAATTTCACCTAAAATTTCCC is a window of Lentibacillus daqui DNA encoding:
- the yyaC gene encoding spore protease YyaC — protein: MNLKKQLKTKNDVFRMDYTDPDLLEIMGEKLISWLPKFPHEYVIVCIGTDRSTGDALGPLIGSFFTELRPRHMTVYGTLKKPVHAANLHDYVRHIERRHRCPFIIAIDACLGKSRSVGSIVTGVGPIKPGAAMNKQLPEIGNIYITGVVNVSGFEIGNIYITGVVNVSGFMEYSVLQNTRLSIVIDMAKKVTAILDQIDRQLTHGRKLPAMISQKNIASSKIDI
- a CDS encoding DUF554 domain-containing protein translates to MALLGTIINGICIIIGSLIGLLFTKIPERYKETVMQGIGLAVILIGLQMAFEADVIIIVLLSLLSGAIIGEWLHIEEGLNRLGAWIGSKFTSSGDDFSIAQGFITASLIFGIGAMSVIGALDSGIRGDHEILITKGIIDGFVALVLTTTLGFGVIFSVIPVLVYEGSIALLATQIENWLPKAFLDGFIIELTAVGGLMIVAIGLNLLKLTSIRIGNLLPALVTVGIVFYIYQLF
- a CDS encoding aminotransferase class V-fold PLP-dependent enzyme — translated: MIYFDQAASSFPKSPEVTNAMIKAVEVYGANPGRSGHQLARKASEKINQTREKAASLFGLQDPKRALFYINATVAINQAIKGLSWQKGDHVVTTSFEHNSIRRPLEYIKRTYGVSVTYVPWRGNSKTFIEDVCHAIQPKTKLIAMTHASNVTGTIIPLHKIMTFAKNSGILTLVDASQTAGHVPINMEEMGIDMLAFPGHKGLLGPQGTGMLLVQTGIELEPIHHGGTGNFSEAITQPDQWPEHLESGTLNTPGIAGLFAALLAYEQRKTNNVPRETLLAKQLYQELKKIPGVLLYGPTDQEERIPIVAFNVLHVPSQEIAMILDSHYDIAVRAGLHCSPLTHEMMGTTNMGVVRASLGYYNTEKEVDTFIQAITDIVAAYEDI
- a CDS encoding ParB/RepB/Spo0J family partition protein, with the translated sequence MARGLGKGINALFPKVEEDDKANIQEIPINECRPNPYQPRKTFHADAIEELKESILQHGIIQPLIVRESIKGYEIVVGERRFRAAKEAGLSTIPVIVKELTDEKMMELALLENLQREDLTPIEEAQAYANLMNELNITQEVLSQRLGKSRSHIANIVRLLSLPDQVIAYINNGELSMGHGRALLGLKDKTKLIPMVKKIRNEKLNVRQVEQLIIQLNKKPEPKKEKPKKDIFLKERESILQDRFGTSVTIQRGKRKGKIEIEFYSDEDLERIIETMDYK
- a CDS encoding ParA family protein, which encodes MNKTIAIANQKGGVGKTTSSVNLSACLASFDKKVLLVDIDPQGNATSGLGVNKADMDQCVYNVLVEDLPAEEVCVPTNVENLDIIPATIQLAGAEIELVPTISREIRLKKALDSLKENYDYIIIDCPPSLGLLTINALTSADTVMIPVQCEYYALEGLSQLLNTIRLVQKHLNKELMIEGVLLTMLDARTNLGIQVIEEVKKYFQDKVYKSIIPRNIRLGEAPSYGQPIITYDPKSRGAEVYLELAKEVMSSGERVR
- the noc gene encoding nucleoid occlusion protein, yielding MLRIFGLGDKSNSEPEEETYRPDEVIQIPVKNIGPNRFQPRSVFDEEKIQELAQTIHTHGMIQPIIVRKVDEDSYELIAGERRWRAIQTLEWEKAPVIIREMTDAETASVALIENLQREELTVIEEATAYAKLLELHSLTQEALAQRLGKNQSTIANKLRLLKLPESVQTALMEKTITERHARALIKVKDPEQQEKLLEEILDKDLNVKQTEERIKKLNDSTESKKKKRPKLKGVNKDIRIAMNTIRQSLNMVSDTGIDVETDEEDLDEYYQITIKIPKKKE
- the rsmG gene encoding 16S rRNA (guanine(527)-N(7))-methyltransferase RsmG, translating into MNPEQFVTELGKHGIKLSKKQIKQFALYFNTLIEWNEKINLTALTLETDVYLKHFYDSITAAFYYDFANNQHICDVGAGAGFPSIPLKICFPDLHVTIVDSLKKRIGFLEHLATTLDLNNVAFYHDRAESFGRKSTFREKFDVVIARAVARLSVLSELCLPLCKQNGVFLAMKGAQTNEEVTDAKPALAQLGGDTPNVHTFALPEENSERAIIFVNKIGKTPSKYPRKPGLPNKKPLS
- the mnmG gene encoding tRNA uridine-5-carboxymethylaminomethyl(34) synthesis enzyme MnmG yields the protein MVYDAGHYDVIVIGAGHAGCEAGVAAARMGAKTLMLSLNLDMVAFMPCNPSLGGPAKGIVVREIDALGGVMAKVIDKTYIQMRMLNTRKGPAVRALRAQADKPLYIREMKKTLENEENLTLRQGMVDKLIIEDGVCKGVITETKAAYHAENVIITTGTFMRGKVLMGDLEYESGPNNQRPSIKLSEHLEELGFEITRFKTGTPPRVNSHTIDYSKTEIQPGDVKAQGFSYETTEYITDQIPCWLTYTNEFTHQIINDNLSLSAMYSGAKRGTGPRYCPSIEDKIVRFNDKPRHQIFLEPEGRETEEVYVQGLSTSLPESVQHEMVKSVPGLENAEIMRAGYAIEYDTIVPTQLWPTLETKKIPGLFTAGQINGTSGYEEAAAQGMMAGINAAAKVLGKDPLILDRSQAYIGVLIDDLVTKGTKEPYRLLTSRAEYRLLLRHDNADLRLTEIGYQLGLIKEERYQAYLEKNRLVEQEKERLRKIIVKPEDNVQALLKEVNATPLKEAVRAADLLKRPEMTYELLERVIETDDTLTAIVKEQVEIQIMYEGYIKKANEQVERMLKMEDKKIPDNLDYDDINGIATEARQKLKKVRPLSVGQASRISGVNPSDVSILLVYIEQGKIARVAN